The genome window GATTATACGAACCCGTCCATATCCAGTCATTGGAAAGAATAGTATCTCTGGCGTCAATAACAAGGAATTTATTGTGCATGATACCGCTCGTGGACTGTCTTTTGCTCATTTTAATACCGGCGTTGAGCAGTGAGATCATTCCCGGCTGATTTGTTCTGCTGTCATATACAACACGAATTTTCACTCCCCGGTTTTTTGCCGTCAGCAATGCAGCTATAACATCAGTGAGTCCGGTAAAACTATATACCGCCATATCAATTGAGTAGTTTGCCCTGTTTATTCTTTCAACCAGCTTTTGCTGAAAATTCACATTCCCCTGTGCGGCATTTCCGGGCAATGCAACGGAAGTATCAACAGAATAATTGAAATATACATTAATTTTTCCAACTTCTGGATCATCAGATGCTGTGATAACACTCTGAAGACCGGAAACACTCAATCCGGCTGAATTCGCAGATAAGGCTTTGAAGAAATACCTTGTTCCGGGTTCTAATCCAGTAACCGGGACGGAATGTGATGTTGTATCTACAGATATCAGAAGAGTATCAAGTTCAACATTTTCCGTCAGACCGTATGCAACTCTGGAATCTCCGTTTCTCACTGTTGAAAAATACACCTTGAAGGAGGATGTCGTAATATCTGCAGCTAAAACAGGAGTTAGAATCTGAGGTGCTCCATCGTACACAAAATCAGCAATAAATCTCGGCATGATCTGATAGCCTGAACTATAGGGGGCGCTAAACTTATACTGAGCAAGTATACCCACAATATCAACTGATCCTGAAGGAATCGGAGTTCCGATTACTGAGGTGACATTATTGTCAATCCTGAGTGTTAATGTACCTGTACCGTCAGTTATATTATAATTAGTAGCAGAAGCAAAATTACCGCTGCCCGTAATAGTACAGTTATCTATTCGTATAAGTTTGCTCTCATATTCCTCATACCCATTCCACTGTTGAGCCAGTATCTGAGCTATGGTAAGTACTTCCGGCTCAATTTGCTGCCCCGAAGATATCTTGAGAACCGTTGACCCTGAAGCTGCCAGATCAAATTGCGTAAGTCCGTTAAAATGGGTAACAGAAGAATAAACTTCTACTGTATCACCCGGCACCAGAGGGCCTGCAAAAGTTGATCCATAAACACTAATAGCACCAGTTTCATCCTGAATTGCACCGGGGCCGGCTGTTCCGAAATGATTCGAAGCAGTTACCACTCCCCGTACCTTGAAATACTGACCCATGGTAACAGGAATTCCGGATGCGTCATTAACACGGAGATTAACTATGGGAGTGATATCCTGTGCGGCCGCAAAGCCGGAAATCACTAATAAAAGGAGAACAATTCTGTGCATTATATATTCGTTGATAAAATAAATCGAAGTATCCGGTTATTCTTTGTATCTGCGATATACAGAGTACGGTCATAAAAAGCTACACCCATCGGCCCGTTAAACATTGATGACCCGCCAAAGGACTGAGCTTCATCACCCGAGGAGTTGAAAACAAACACGCTGTCCTTCTGTGCATCAACAATAAACATGTTGCCTGAATTGTCAATGGCTACATCTTCAGGCTGTTCAAATCTGCCAACCCTCATCAGATCAGCATTACCCGGCTGCAGTTTACTAATGTAACCTGAAAACTCTGTAGTTTCAATAAATGTGAACCACTGTGTTTTAAACGAGTTTTCACCAGTGAGCGTAACAACGATATCCTGATTCCTGCGGTTAAATGCGGCTATTGATGATAAATTGTTTGCACTGAGCAGTCCCGTCCCAAGGGGTTCAATAAGCGGAACTCTGCCTATAAGGGTATCCTTCTTAACTCCTCCGATAATTCTTCTTTCAAAGAAAAGGATAGAATTATCAGGAAGTTTAAAAATGTTATTGTTTATAGGGCCCTTCCTGGTTACAAAGATACGGTTATCATAAAGAACCGTAACTCCGGTATATTTTAATGCAGTATTAAAATCATCAGCCACACCAACTCTTGGAAGAAGCCGGGTAACAGGAGCAGAAGCTATGTTATGATTGGAAGCAACAAGATCAATTTTATACACTGCATCGTAGGTTTGCAATGCTCCGGTTGAGAGGACTGTATCAAACTGACCGCAGACAATCAGATTGAATTCATAATCCTGGGCAATAGCTATCGGGTGTTTTATGGGTAAAGCACCTGCAATAGTACCATCCAGTCTCATCATCACAATGCGGTCATTATCGGTATCAGCAACGTAAATAAAGGGCTCTCTGCCGATGAGAATATCCTGCGGATTATTAAATCCGCTCCATACCGGATTCAGCTGAATGTATGTTGTATCGCCGGGAGGAGTAGTATCCCTTACGGAATTTCCAAATTCGGTCAGATCAAGTTTGTCACTGCATCCGCCAAGGAAAATCAACATTCCGGAAAATATTGCTGTTAAGATATGTTTTTTCATAAGATACCGACACTCACTGAAATTCTGTGGGATGAACCAAGTCTCTCAAAACCAGCATAAGCGTAATCAAATGTTAAGAGCGAAAATCCTGCATTATATTTAATACCTGCCCCAAAAGTCAGATCCTGCTCAAGAACATTAAATTTATAACCACCGCGGAGAGCAAAAGAAATTCCTTCAAAGGAATTAAAGACATATTCACTTCCGAAGGAAATATTTTCACTGTTATCATTCGGATGATTCAGCTGGAGACTGGTAGTCACCATCTGATGCTCATCCTGATACGGTTCAAATGCAATTCCAAACCGGAACATAGTCGGAGGAGAGAAACTCTGCCAATCCGATTTTGAACGCTTACCAACCAGGGTTACTTCCCCGTCTGGTGCAAGCTGGTTTCCAAAGTTGGTAACTGAAACCGCAAAACGTGAGGTGCCCAGACCCGTCCAGTAAAAAGTACCAAGGTCAATGAGAACGCCTCTCATTTTCAATTTATCAAGTGTTTCTTCCATATATCTTACGGTTGCACCAAAACTAAACTGATCAGTCATTTTCTTTGCAAACGTAAGTCCGATTGCGATATCAGAGAATGCAAAATACTGACCTGTGCCAAAGGGGGCAAATTCCGTAGTTACTTTCATTTTATCCATAGTCACAGAGGTAAACGAAAGCCCTATAGCGTCACTTGGGGTTAAATGATAAACCGCACCAAGAAAATCATGATTGATATCTACAACCCACTGGTTATGGGAGAACATGATTTCATTTGTAGTAAACTGAGTAATTCCAGCCGGATTCCAATAGAGTGCTGATGCATCATCAGAGATAGCCACAAAAGCATCGCCAAGTGAAGTTGCACGGCTTCCGATACCAATTTTCAAAAACTGAGCGGTTGATATACCGCTTCTCTGTCCGCCCAGATTCGGAAACAACTGAGCATGAATAGTGCCGGTCAGAAAAACGACCAGCAGGAGGATTATTTTCTTAAAATCTGACTGTAACACCGAACTTTACATTCCTTCTGGTTAAATATCTTGCCGGATTAAACGGATACGGATTAAGAGGCGCCTGAAGATCAGGATATAACGGATCATTCCAGCTGTTTGGAGTAGGATCACCAAATTCATAAGCCCGGCCTGTGACCGGATTTATAATAGCACTATTCTTATGATCAAACAGATTGCTCACTTCCATGAACAGGATGAATCTCATACCTCCAACTTTAATATTCTTCTCGAGATTCAGATCAACCCAGAACCAGTCATCCCCAATCTGATTATATCTGGCGTTTCTAATAAATTCATATTCAGGACGTCCGTCTTGCGCATAACTGCCTGAGAAAACAGCGGGAGTATATCTCTTGCCTGACTGATAGAACATTCTTAACAGCAGGGTGATATCATCAAGATAACCATTGCCGAAACCAAACAGCGCTTTGTCCTTCTCAATATAAAAACTGGTATTCAGACTGCCTGTAAAAGGTCTGTCCCATCCGACATATTCTTCTTTAATTGATTCTTCAAGAAGTCCGCTGAGAACAAGTACACCGTCATCAGCAGATGATGCTTTTCCTGTTACGATCGAATAAGAGAAATTTGCTGCTCCTGTAAACCACTTACCTATTCTCTTTTTATACTCAAGTTCAAGACCGCGCGAACGAGCGTAATCCTGATTGACATAGGTAATAAATCTCTGAGTAGCAAAACGCGCTGAGGAGATAAGAGACGTGCGTGTATTTACGTAATCAAAGATATCCTTATAATACGCTGTAGCAGTCAGAACGTCATCATCAGTAATCTGAGTTTTAAGTCCAAGTTCATATGCCACAGTTGTTTCAGGTTTTAAATTCGGATTTCCGAATCTCTGAAATGATGATTTAGCACTGTAAGGACTAAGTTTTGCATAGACGAACTGTGGTCTGGGCCATTTACTGAAATGTCCGTAAGAAAAGAACAGAGTTTGAAATTCGGAAATCGGATGAGATATTCCAAGCCGGGGACTTAGTCTTCCTTTGTAGTGACGATTTCCAAAAAGGTTAAAACTTTCCTCCTTATACTTTTTCCTGATTTCATCGGGAATAGTAATTACATCCGGATTATCAACCGCATCATCAACAAATTTTCCCGGGAACCAGAAATCATATCGCAGCCCAAAATTCAGTATCATACCGCCAAAGTTGATATTATCCTGGGCATACATACTTCCGATGGTCGGATATACTTTATAGATATCATTATTGAGACCGAGTTCACCTACCCAGGGACGAAAGATATCTACAACCTGCATTTCCTGGAACTGAATATTAAACCCGGCCTTAAATTTGTTTTTCTCATCAAAGAAAGAGGTTATATCTCCCTTAACTGAGAATTCTTCAACATGGTGATCACGCCAGGTTGAGGGATTACCCACATCCCAGAAACCATCTCCCGGAATTATACCGACGGTATCTCTGCCGATATTATAATACTCTACAGGGAAACTTGGGATATCCTTAGGTTCAAGATATTCACTCCAGTGTTTGCCGTTGGCATCTGCACGGAGGTGAGTAAAAAAATGTCCCAGTTTTAACTCATAAAAAGTACGGCTGTTAAGCGTGTGCGTAAGAGTTAGCGTATTATACTTATTATTATGAGTAAAGGTATTGGCATCTTCAAGGATATTCTGGAATTCATACTGATATCCCGGTGATGGTTCAACATATTCCAGATTTGACTGCAATGACTGCGAGTTCTGATTAATGCTGACCGACTGGTTAAATGAATATCCGATTTTGAAAGTTGGTGAATACTTATAAGTCAGTTTTCCCAGCGCGAACCAACTGTTTTCAGCTCTGAACGCGAACTTATCGCCATTAAATATTGAGGAATAAATTATTCTTGACTTTGGTTTATAATACCCCTGAGTTATACCGTCAGAAAGCCCTGCATATCCGTTTACGAAAAATGACAATTCACCCGGCACTTTAAGTCCGATTGCAGGCAGAATAAAGTTCGTAAATGGTTCAGGTCCGCTCAGGTTAGCTTCGATAATATCAATATTAAAAACGTGCGGAGAGGTTTTATCACCAAAATTATCTTTCTTATAGGTAACAGATCCGGCATATTTTGTTACACTCCCCTCTCTTGTCCGGACGTTAACAATTCCGGAAGTTGCCTGACCAAATTCAGCATTAAATCCACCAGTGATGACTTCAACTTCTTCAATAGAATTAGCGCTCAATTGAAGTCCGAAGCCAGTACCAGCAAGAGGATCCTGAACTGACACTCCGTCAAGCATAAATGCATTTTCATACGAACGCCCTCCGCGGATATGAATGGAATTAT of Ignavibacteriales bacterium contains these proteins:
- a CDS encoding PorV/PorQ family protein; the encoded protein is MILLLVVFLTGTIHAQLFPNLGGQRSGISTAQFLKIGIGSRATSLGDAFVAISDDASALYWNPAGITQFTTNEIMFSHNQWVVDINHDFLGAVYHLTPSDAIGLSFTSVTMDKMKVTTEFAPFGTGQYFAFSDIAIGLTFAKKMTDQFSFGATVRYMEETLDKLKMRGVLIDLGTFYWTGLGTSRFAVSVTNFGNQLAPDGEVTLVGKRSKSDWQSFSPPTMFRFGIAFEPYQDEHQMVTTSLQLNHPNDNSENISFGSEYVFNSFEGISFALRGGYKFNVLEQDLTFGAGIKYNAGFSLLTFDYAYAGFERLGSSHRISVSVGIL
- a CDS encoding T9SS type A sorting domain-containing protein; translated protein: MHRIVLLLLVISGFAAAQDITPIVNLRVNDASGIPVTMGQYFKVRGVVTASNHFGTAGPGAIQDETGAISVYGSTFAGPLVPGDTVEVYSSVTHFNGLTQFDLAASGSTVLKISSGQQIEPEVLTIAQILAQQWNGYEEYESKLIRIDNCTITGSGNFASATNYNITDGTGTLTLRIDNNVTSVIGTPIPSGSVDIVGILAQYKFSAPYSSGYQIMPRFIADFVYDGAPQILTPVLAADITTSSFKVYFSTVRNGDSRVAYGLTENVELDTLLISVDTTSHSVPVTGLEPGTRYFFKALSANSAGLSVSGLQSVITASDDPEVGKINVYFNYSVDTSVALPGNAAQGNVNFQQKLVERINRANYSIDMAVYSFTGLTDVIAALLTAKNRGVKIRVVYDSRTNQPGMISLLNAGIKMSKRQSTSGIMHNKFLVIDARDTILSNDWIWTGSYNLTTTELNWKNNIIEINDPSLAQAYMIEFEEMWGSNTDEPNAANARFGSQKLDNTPHSFTVGGRDVKLYFSPSDQTTSKIMSAINTANHHVFYALYSFTRGEIATTLRNRHDLGVNLRGIIDQTGDASSQYNYLKTFSEVFDNSSAGVLHHKYAVVDPSHPESFPTVITGSHNWSTAAETNNDENTLIIVDPLVANQYMQEFKKRYNDEGGTGIFIVPTGLQETMGASVSSFELYQNYPNPFNPMTTIKISVSQRQNISLILTDILGRDLAILFEGEVEPGVIAVDFSPSAYGLDLASGVYLYRLTGDSFSSVRKMVYLK
- a CDS encoding TonB-dependent receptor, whose translation is MTRILPFLLLFSIILFPAEKGSIQGKITDAKTKDALPGVNIIAKGTYYGAATDFNGNFKIENVTPGTYTIEVSLIGYKTTQYTGVKVTEGKPTVLEVLLEETVLTLDQDIVVVGEKPLINIEETQSKKSISREDIELSIVENVNDIVVQQAGVVKSDNSIHIRGGRSYENAFMLDGVSVQDPLAGTGFGLQLSANSIEEVEVITGGFNAEFGQATSGIVNVRTREGSVTKYAGSVTYKKDNFGDKTSPHVFNIDIIEANLSGPEPFTNFILPAIGLKVPGELSFFVNGYAGLSDGITQGYYKPKSRIIYSSIFNGDKFAFRAENSWFALGKLTYKYSPTFKIGYSFNQSVSINQNSQSLQSNLEYVEPSPGYQYEFQNILEDANTFTHNNKYNTLTLTHTLNSRTFYELKLGHFFTHLRADANGKHWSEYLEPKDIPSFPVEYYNIGRDTVGIIPGDGFWDVGNPSTWRDHHVEEFSVKGDITSFFDEKNKFKAGFNIQFQEMQVVDIFRPWVGELGLNNDIYKVYPTIGSMYAQDNINFGGMILNFGLRYDFWFPGKFVDDAVDNPDVITIPDEIRKKYKEESFNLFGNRHYKGRLSPRLGISHPISEFQTLFFSYGHFSKWPRPQFVYAKLSPYSAKSSFQRFGNPNLKPETTVAYELGLKTQITDDDVLTATAYYKDIFDYVNTRTSLISSARFATQRFITYVNQDYARSRGLELEYKKRIGKWFTGAANFSYSIVTGKASSADDGVLVLSGLLEESIKEEYVGWDRPFTGSLNTSFYIEKDKALFGFGNGYLDDITLLLRMFYQSGKRYTPAVFSGSYAQDGRPEYEFIRNARYNQIGDDWFWVDLNLEKNIKVGGMRFILFMEVSNLFDHKNSAIINPVTGRAYEFGDPTPNSWNDPLYPDLQAPLNPYPFNPARYLTRRNVKFGVTVRF